The Mesotoga infera genome segment TCATATCTATTCCCTCGAAGATCTTCTTGATTTCTATTTCAGTGATTCCCTCAATTGACTCAAATATCTCTTCAGGAGTAAATTCCAATGCTTCGGAAGGCACGTATTCCTTGCTTGAAGGAGCCTCTTTTTCGTCTATCTGTAATAAGACAACATTCGTGTGACTGTCAATTATCCTGCAAAGAACAGAGTGATTCTGATTAGACAGCAAGGCCTCTATGAATACTCCAAATAGATCTTGATCACAGATCACACTTATCTGACCTTTGTCTATCATCTCTCTTGCAAGATCAACCGATTCGATTCGGCAAGGCCTAAGTGCCTCGAGCTGGAGGGCTGCATCTCCGCATACAGCCCCTAAAGCGGCAGCAAACTCATTTCCCTTTTCATTAGTACCTGGAATTCCCACGTACATTCCATTTTTGTACACGTTGACGCTGGTAGTAACTGCCACTTTTTCTATATTTCCTTCAAGTTTGCTTGCTGCAAGAGCAACACAAAATGCGATCGCTCCAGGTTCCGTGCAACAAAGTGCAGGTCTAACTTCTTTCTCAAGAAATTGCTCAAGGAAACGCATCTTTCACCTCCACTGTCCGATAACTAAGTTTAGCACTGCTTTCGAATAGAAGCAGATATCTCGATATCTTGAGATTGCCATTCTTGAGGATATATGGTGCTCAAGCCCTTCAAAGCCTCTAAAATCTCGAGTGCGCTGAATTGAGAAAGCAATACAAAGATTTCCTTATAGTGAAAGCATCAATGAATTGGAGGACTCAGACATCAAGAATTGCGCGTTTTGTTGTTATTGGTCTTTCACAAAATCAAGTCTCTTGCAAAGAAGGTGAAAGGTTAATCGTCGAGAAAGTCAAGCTGAGCAGAGCAACTCATTTTTAACGAACCAGAACAGAATGATGATCATGAGATTCATCAGAAGGAATAGAAGTGCCTGGAGATGGCGTTCTACTGGAGTGCGCACGAAATAACAATGATATCATCATACCAGAGCTCTGCTCTTCTAGAGATTTACGAGCAATCTGCTGTTGTTCCAGAAGGAAAAGTATAGTTGAAGATTCGATTGATGGCTAAAATGAAAGAAAGGATTGCCCAAGAAAAGAAGTCGGTGACGGATGGAGAATTGCTGGATGTGATCGAAGAGAGGCTTCCGTGAAAGTAGATACCGATTGAGGGCGCATCCCAAACTTCAAGGGACCGTGAGCGCGGCTTTTATCTCAAGTTGTCCAAGCTTAGAATGAAGAGTAAACTCAGGATTTTTGGCAGGATGTTGCAATGATATAATCAGTTAGTAATGTTCTTCCAGTCCATCCGCGGAGGGAACTATGGGTGTTTGTAGACGCGATTTGTTTGATTCGTTGGAGTCAATCTTTTCTTATATGTCTGTTGAGGGACGGCACGTAACGAAGCTGTGCGATGTTCTAATGATGGCCGGAAAGTCGCTTTGTGCCGATCGTCTTGCGCTCTACGAGTTCAAGGATACGCCGGATGGGTCTCTTTTCACGAGACAAACCTGCGAATGGAAGAGCGAAACGAAACAAGTCGCAAGAATTCTCAGCGGAAGAACAGGAGAGAGGCAAAATCGCTGGATTGAGAGAATCTTAGAAGAGAAGAAAGATGGAATCATCTCAGAGAGATCCGGGGGCGCAGTAGTCATAGTCAATTCACTGGGTACAGCCGGATTCGCTCTGGTTTGCGAAGACAAGTCTCTGGACAGAGATTGGACGGAAGATGAGAAAGGCTTCTTGAGGTGCTTGATCAGTTTTATTTCTCTCAGTGGTGAAAAACAGCCTTCTGAAGAGGCTCTCCATGGTGAAGAAGTGCTGCTGAAGGAGAGATTACTGAGAAGCGACGAATTGCTAAAGAATTTTGAGGGCAATGTTCTGGACATTCTTGCAGTGGCTGATAGAAAATTGATCTTCACTTACGTGTCGCCTTCTGCGGTGAATACAATTGGATTCACCCCGGAGGAGTTGGTAGGAACAAAGGCATTTGATCTGATTGATCGGAGAGATGTTGAAAGGGTCATTGAGGAATCGAAGAAGCTGGCCACGGAGAAAAAACATGGTTCCTTCAGGTATAGAACAAGGACAAAAAGCGGCAGAATGTTATGGATGGAAACGGCTGTCAGTCCTCTGCTTAAGGATGATGAAATAGAAGGTTGGACTATGTCTTCGAGAGAAGTTACAAGCGAAGTGAAGCTCCAGGCTGAATTGAGGACTAGAGACAGTATGATGGTCTTCATGAACGATTTGTATGTCTTAGTTTTTAGCGGAGACAACCTCCAAGAAGCTGCTTCGAAGATTGTGAACCGCGCTTACGAAGAAAAGGGAATAGTGGGTTGCAGAATTATCTTCAGTGAAGAGGATCCCTTTGATCTAAAGGTTTCAAGAGGCAATACGGAAATCTTCCCAATGGACGTAAAAGGTGATCCCGAAGTTCTAAGGAAGCTCAGCGGCAATCACATACTTCTGGAAGACATAGTCTGTGATGGAATCGAAATGAGGTACGTGTGTATAGCACTTGAGTCAAACAATGAGGTCATCGGAGCTTTTGAAAGTGTTACAGAGAGGGTAACCGGCTTAACCGAGGAGAGTATAGACCTCTACAGGCTCATAGGCACCACCATTTCTCTTTCACTCAATAAGATAAAGAACTTCGTGACGATTAAGAGGAGTCACATCACTTCTGAATCTTTGAGAAAGGCGACCGAAGCGATTACAAAAGACCTTAACATGAACACTGTGATTGAATCCATAGTTGGGGGACTCAGACAGGTCATTCCATTCTACAGCGCAGCGGTTGAGCTAATCGATAGCGACCAGCTGCTGATAGTAGGTGGCAGCTGGCCGGGGAGAGACTCTTTCCTTGGAACGAGGTTTACAATGGAGGTTGGAAGTCCTGGATATGATGTTGTCAAGAAGAAACGGATAGTCCTGGCCGAATATGCTCAGAAGAGATACCATCAGTTCAACAAACCGGATTTCGCTTTCATAAAATCCTGGATGGGTGTACCCCTTCTTATTGAAGATGAATCTATTGGAATGATTGCCGTTGACAGCGAGATCGAAAGAGCTTTCAGGAAGAGGCATTTGGAAGCTTTGAAAGCATTTGCAGATATTGCTGCAATAGGTATAAATAACGCCCGCCTTCACGAGGAGGTAAGAGATCTTTCAATAAGGGACTACCTTACAGGCGTATACAACAGGAGAGGTCTTTTCGAGCTGGGAGAAAGGGAAATCGAAAAGGCAAAGCGCTATGGAACTAGGATGGGCTTGATAATGTTTGATGTTGATAACTTCAAGAAGCTAAACGACAAAATGGGCCATCTCGGTGGCGATTATGTTTTGAAGAGAGTAGCACAAATTTGCTGCAAGATTTTGAGGGCGGCCGACATATTTGGGCGGTACGGTGGAGATGAGTTCATAGTAATACTGCCAATGACCGACGCGAAACGCACTGAAGAAGCGGCGCTTAGAATACTCCGTTCATTTCGGGAAACGGATATTGAGTACAATGGAGTTCCGTTGGAGGTTAGTGCCAGCCTCGGCATAGCAAGTCTAGTGGGTCAGGAAGACGAGCTTGAAGAAATGATCAAGAGAGCAGACAATAATCTGTATGTCTCGAAGAGTTCCGGGGGAGATAAAGTTACTGGGGGAACAGAAAGTGACAAGTAGAAAATGGGAGACGAGGAGTGTAAACTTGAGTCTCGAAGCACAACTCAGAGAGAGAAAGAAAGAGCTGAATCTTTTATATAGTTTTTCGAAAATTGTTGATAGAGCTGAGAACTCTATCGAAGACATTATCATTAGTCTTGTAAGAATATTTCCCGATGCATTCATGGATCCAGAAAACACCCTTGCAGTTATTGTGTACAAGGACAAAGTTTACGAATCGGGCAAAGCCTTGAAAAGCGACCGCTTCATTCGTGAACCGATAAAGAGAAGAGGCAAAGAGGTAGGAAGTGTAACTGTCTATTACTGTGGTGACAGCGAAATTGCATTTCTCTATGAGGAAGGTCAGATGGTTCTTTCAATAACAGAGAGGCTCGGGAGAATCATTCAGCGCATTGAGTCAACCGAAGCTCTTAATGAGAGCGAAGAGCGATACAGAGTCACTCTGTCAAGCATAGGGGATGCGGTTCTTGCAACCGATGGATTTGGCATGATCGTGTTCGCGA includes the following:
- a CDS encoding diguanylate cyclase — protein: MGVCRRDLFDSLESIFSYMSVEGRHVTKLCDVLMMAGKSLCADRLALYEFKDTPDGSLFTRQTCEWKSETKQVARILSGRTGERQNRWIERILEEKKDGIISERSGGAVVIVNSLGTAGFALVCEDKSLDRDWTEDEKGFLRCLISFISLSGEKQPSEEALHGEEVLLKERLLRSDELLKNFEGNVLDILAVADRKLIFTYVSPSAVNTIGFTPEELVGTKAFDLIDRRDVERVIEESKKLATEKKHGSFRYRTRTKSGRMLWMETAVSPLLKDDEIEGWTMSSREVTSEVKLQAELRTRDSMMVFMNDLYVLVFSGDNLQEAASKIVNRAYEEKGIVGCRIIFSEEDPFDLKVSRGNTEIFPMDVKGDPEVLRKLSGNHILLEDIVCDGIEMRYVCIALESNNEVIGAFESVTERVTGLTEESIDLYRLIGTTISLSLNKIKNFVTIKRSHITSESLRKATEAITKDLNMNTVIESIVGGLRQVIPFYSAAVELIDSDQLLIVGGSWPGRDSFLGTRFTMEVGSPGYDVVKKKRIVLAEYAQKRYHQFNKPDFAFIKSWMGVPLLIEDESIGMIAVDSEIERAFRKRHLEALKAFADIAAIGINNARLHEEVRDLSIRDYLTGVYNRRGLFELGEREIEKAKRYGTRMGLIMFDVDNFKKLNDKMGHLGGDYVLKRVAQICCKILRAADIFGRYGGDEFIVILPMTDAKRTEEAALRILRSFRETDIEYNGVPLEVSASLGIASLVGQEDELEEMIKRADNNLYVSKSSGGDKVTGGTESDK